A window from Onychostoma macrolepis isolate SWU-2019 chromosome 07, ASM1243209v1, whole genome shotgun sequence encodes these proteins:
- the LOC131544645 gene encoding lectin-like: MRTNLIFVLLSALMRVMFAQLHDYFFVPEKVNWTDAQMYCRQHYTDLATVNNQQDNDNILNITGQSTVWIGFYRTSGDAPLIWSDQSSSTYTDWEPGQPNNYAGKQWCVQIHNKLWNDGHCEQQFAFVCHLERKRRSIVRVEVKSSQNLNDPRVKKEMLEKMEKILKEKGLEEHATLSWINQSDGNVFQKKDCKSKSNATE; this comes from the exons ATGAGGACTAATTTGATCTTTGTGCTGTTATCAG CTCTGATGCGCGTGATGTTCGCACAGCTTCATGACTATTTCTTTGTGCCTGAGAAAGTGAACTGGACCGATGCGCAGATGTACTGCAGACAGCATTACACTGATCTCGCCACCGTCAACAACCAGCAAGATAACGATAATATTCTAAACATTACAGGACAATCCACCGTTTGGATTGGATTCTATCGGACTTCAGGTGATGCTCCTTTAATCTGGTCGGATCAGAGCAGCTCCACATACACAGACTGGGAACCTGGACAGCCCAACAATTATGCCGGAAAACAGTGGTGTGTTCAGATTCACAATAAACTCTGGAATGACGGACACTGTGAACAACAATTTGCATTTGTCTGCCATCTTG AGAGGAAGAGACGATCGATCGTGAGAGTCGAAGTCAAATCAAGCCAAAATCTGAATGATCCTAGAGTGAAGAAAGAGATGTTAGAGAAG ATGGAGAAAATACTGAAGGAGAAGGGCTTGGAAGAACATGCTACACTGTCATGGATAAACCAATCCGATGGCAATGTCTTCCAAAAGAAGGACTGCAAGAGTAAGAGTAATGCCACGGAATAG
- the khnyn gene encoding protein KHNYN isoform X1 has protein sequence MALSGLTLDGCGYQRLEQQEVEDEFTCAGVLRGALLALQPSVERVFGVKLSIGGEDGPSAQSGQIWLQLRGTPGDVQAAKLFVKGVVNQETQQEIQFPEVLHCVFCGAKGLFMDCLIKNTSANVVVGSQGIVLITGLTEPVVKAYSLITDLVEKYKSSQGRRSEAGLESLESRRAFKAIVESLEDRHTLDLLVLPVLVKEVLLDLVKQSGLDSHAMRAREGPIPVEGNGSWAMQRNVDEIVFESTGGSNQNAENSQSLQPRLFPQSSHRINGTDYFSSQSNNPFSRGFTLDPAPFEIPEPPEPGFPQETESETPPTPQDTVLLSAGSREDFDHFLKFFTAMGFAEDAVQAVLTRTGPKEASQLLDLIQQEQDKTGQQNRSRESQNVAGIGEEMHEALQILEASKGKEEDFVLDVLKKAAATCGYTEERVIEVCSNLPELQPHDLLMQLQKQGEANQTRDGSKKADRKVGPNSVPDLDTVSGKAEMRTTKLDASKPVNINGRPSSVRGPPQMTYSFETLDSDVQPMISPVRSPPRTISQNMDFSSPDISNQFTVPKPNHGRPGAAASVVTGSQRFLESLKTPFKLQLSDEPGDSKLRQIIIDGSNVAMSHGLGAFFSCRGIALAVQHFWARGHREITVFVPHWRQKSNSKVKEKQYMNELCDLGFLKYTPSREVEGKRINSYDDRFMLDLAQKTNGVIVTNDNLRDLVDESPAWRDIIKKSLLQYVFAGDLFMLPDDPLGRGGPHLRDFLHKHNSTLPVPGSHSFAGVSASYPPPSAAPRAHTEVLQYRDWTPGGHGRGQGSGRGQEVMERTAEETLELQQTLVQIFPDQESVIIMILQCHQTVRNINRLTELILEQQE, from the exons ATGGCTCTCTCAGGTCTCACACTGGACGGCTGTGGATACCAGCGCTTGGAGCAGCAGGAGGTTGAGGATGAGTTCACCTGTGCAGGTGTGTTGAGGGGGGCGCTGCTGGCGCTGCAGCCCAGCGTCGAGCGAGTCTTTGGGGTGAAGCTGAGTATCGGAGGAGAGGACGGTCCGTCTGCGCAGAGCGGTCAGATCTGGCTGCAGCTGCGGGGGACTCCAGGAGACGTGCAGGCAGCAAAG CTTTTTGTGAAAGGTGTCGTCAATCAGGAAACTCAACAAGAGATCCAGTTTCCCGAAGTGCTTCACTGTGTCTTCTGTGGTGCTAAAGGACTGTTTATGGATTGCCTGATTAAAAATACCTCTGCTAATGTAGTG GTGGGATCTCAAGGCATCGTCCTCATAACCGGGCTGACAGAACCTGTGGTGAAAGCCTATTCCCTTATTACAGACTTGGTGGAGAAGTACAAGAGCAGCCAGGGACGGCGCTCCGAGGCTGGACTCGAATCCTTGGAGTCGCGTCGGGCCTTCAAAGCCATCGTGGAGAGTCTGGAGGACCGTCACACCCTGGACCTGCTGGTGTTACCTGTGCTGGTGAAAGAGGTCCTGCTGGATTTGGTGAAGCAGTCCGGATTAGACTCGCATGCAATGCGGGCCCGAGAGGGTCCAATCCCGGTCGAAGGCAATGGATCATGGGCAATGCAAAGAAATGTTGACgaaattgtttttgaaagcacTGGAGGATCGAATCAGAACGCAGAGAACTCGCAGTCCCTGCAGCCTCGTCTTTTCCCACAATCCTCACACAGAATTAACGGCACAGATTATTTCAGCAGCCAATCCAACAATCCGTTTTCCCGAGGTTTCACCCTTGACCCAGCACCCTTTGAGATCCCAGAGCCTCCAGAACCAGGTTTTCCACAAGAAACCGAGTCAGAGACACCGCCGACGCCGCAGGACACCGTCTTGTTGTCTGCGGGGAGCAGAGAAGATTTTGACCACTTTCTCAAGTTCTTCACCGCCATGGGATTTGCCGAGGATGCGGTGCAAGCCGTTCTAACCCGAACTGGCCCCAAAGAAGCCTCGCAACTTCTGGATTTGATCCAGCAGGAGCAGGACAAAACCGGCCAGCAAAACCGCAGCCGCGAGTCCCAAAATGTGGCGGGAATTGGTGAAGAAATGCACGAGGCTCTTCAGATACTAGAGGCCAGTAAAGGAAAAGAGGAAGACTTTGTCTTGGACGTGTTGAAGAAGGCCGCGGCCACTTGCGGCTACACAGAGGAAAGAGTAATAGAAGTGTGCAGCAATCTACCCGAGCTCCAGCCACACGATCTGCTCATGCAACTGCAGAAACAAGGAGAGGCCAACCAGACGAGAGATGGCAGCAAAAAAGCTGATCGGAAGGTTGGCCCAAATTCAGTGCCAGATCTTGACACTGTGAGCGGAAAGGCCGAGATGAGGACCACAAAACTAGATGCATCCAAACCAGTGAACATTAACGGCAGACCTTCATCGGTTAGAGGCCCACCGCAGATGACATACTCCTTTGAAACCTTGGACTCTGACGTGCAACCAATGATTTCGCCCGTTCGATCACCTCCACGGACTATCAGTCAGAACATGGATTTTAGTTCGCCAGATATCTCCAACCAATTCACTGTGCCCAAACCTAACCACGGCAGACCAGGCGCGGCGGCGTCTGTGGTCACAGGATCTCAGCGGTTCCTCGAGAGCCTCAAGACGCCCTTCAAACTGCAGCTGTCGGACGAGCCTGGTGACTCCAAGCTGCGTCAGATCATCATCGATGGGAGCAATGTTGCAATGAG TCATGGTTTGGGGGCGTTTTTCTCCTGTCGAGGCATCGCTCTGGCCGTACAGCACTTTTGGGCAAGAGGTCATCGTGAAATCACAGTGTTCGTCCCTCATTGGAGGCAGAAGAGCAACTCAAAGGTTAAAG AAAAGCAATACATGAACGAACTCTGTGATCTGGGTTTCCTCAAATACACTCCATCCAGAGAGGTCGAGGGCAAGAGAATCAACTCGTATGATGACCG ATTCATGCTGGATCTGGCGCAGAAGACGAATGGAGTGATTGTGACTAATGACAACCTGAGAGATCTGGTGGACGAGTCGCCCGCATGGAGAGACATCATAAAGAAAAG TTTGCTTCAGTACGTGTTTGCCGGCGATCTTTTCATGTTACCTGACGATCCTTTGGGCCGCGGTGGACCTCATCTGAGAGACTTCCTACATAAACACAACAG TACTTTACCTGTTCCTGGCAGTCACTCGTTCGCAGGTGTGTCTGCATCCTACCCTCCTCCGTCTGCGGCGCCGCGCGCTCACACCGAAGTGCTGCAGTACCGAGACTGGACACCGGGAGGTCATGGCAGAGGTCAGGGGTCAGGCAGGGGTCAGGAGGTGATGGAGAGAACGGCGGAGGAGACGCTGGAGCTGCAGCAGACTTTAGTGCAGATCTTTCCAGACCAGGAAAGTGTGATTATCATGATCCTGCAGTGTCACCAGACCGTCAGGAACATCAATCGACTCACAGAGCTCATCCTGGAGCAACAGGAATAA
- the khnyn gene encoding NEDD4-binding protein 1 isoform X2, translating into MDCLIKNTSANVVVGSQGIVLITGLTEPVVKAYSLITDLVEKYKSSQGRRSEAGLESLESRRAFKAIVESLEDRHTLDLLVLPVLVKEVLLDLVKQSGLDSHAMRAREGPIPVEGNGSWAMQRNVDEIVFESTGGSNQNAENSQSLQPRLFPQSSHRINGTDYFSSQSNNPFSRGFTLDPAPFEIPEPPEPGFPQETESETPPTPQDTVLLSAGSREDFDHFLKFFTAMGFAEDAVQAVLTRTGPKEASQLLDLIQQEQDKTGQQNRSRESQNVAGIGEEMHEALQILEASKGKEEDFVLDVLKKAAATCGYTEERVIEVCSNLPELQPHDLLMQLQKQGEANQTRDGSKKADRKVGPNSVPDLDTVSGKAEMRTTKLDASKPVNINGRPSSVRGPPQMTYSFETLDSDVQPMISPVRSPPRTISQNMDFSSPDISNQFTVPKPNHGRPGAAASVVTGSQRFLESLKTPFKLQLSDEPGDSKLRQIIIDGSNVAMSHGLGAFFSCRGIALAVQHFWARGHREITVFVPHWRQKSNSKVKEKQYMNELCDLGFLKYTPSREVEGKRINSYDDRFMLDLAQKTNGVIVTNDNLRDLVDESPAWRDIIKKSLLQYVFAGDLFMLPDDPLGRGGPHLRDFLHKHNSTLPVPGSHSFAGVSASYPPPSAAPRAHTEVLQYRDWTPGGHGRGQGSGRGQEVMERTAEETLELQQTLVQIFPDQESVIIMILQCHQTVRNINRLTELILEQQE; encoded by the exons ATGGATTGCCTGATTAAAAATACCTCTGCTAATGTAGTG GTGGGATCTCAAGGCATCGTCCTCATAACCGGGCTGACAGAACCTGTGGTGAAAGCCTATTCCCTTATTACAGACTTGGTGGAGAAGTACAAGAGCAGCCAGGGACGGCGCTCCGAGGCTGGACTCGAATCCTTGGAGTCGCGTCGGGCCTTCAAAGCCATCGTGGAGAGTCTGGAGGACCGTCACACCCTGGACCTGCTGGTGTTACCTGTGCTGGTGAAAGAGGTCCTGCTGGATTTGGTGAAGCAGTCCGGATTAGACTCGCATGCAATGCGGGCCCGAGAGGGTCCAATCCCGGTCGAAGGCAATGGATCATGGGCAATGCAAAGAAATGTTGACgaaattgtttttgaaagcacTGGAGGATCGAATCAGAACGCAGAGAACTCGCAGTCCCTGCAGCCTCGTCTTTTCCCACAATCCTCACACAGAATTAACGGCACAGATTATTTCAGCAGCCAATCCAACAATCCGTTTTCCCGAGGTTTCACCCTTGACCCAGCACCCTTTGAGATCCCAGAGCCTCCAGAACCAGGTTTTCCACAAGAAACCGAGTCAGAGACACCGCCGACGCCGCAGGACACCGTCTTGTTGTCTGCGGGGAGCAGAGAAGATTTTGACCACTTTCTCAAGTTCTTCACCGCCATGGGATTTGCCGAGGATGCGGTGCAAGCCGTTCTAACCCGAACTGGCCCCAAAGAAGCCTCGCAACTTCTGGATTTGATCCAGCAGGAGCAGGACAAAACCGGCCAGCAAAACCGCAGCCGCGAGTCCCAAAATGTGGCGGGAATTGGTGAAGAAATGCACGAGGCTCTTCAGATACTAGAGGCCAGTAAAGGAAAAGAGGAAGACTTTGTCTTGGACGTGTTGAAGAAGGCCGCGGCCACTTGCGGCTACACAGAGGAAAGAGTAATAGAAGTGTGCAGCAATCTACCCGAGCTCCAGCCACACGATCTGCTCATGCAACTGCAGAAACAAGGAGAGGCCAACCAGACGAGAGATGGCAGCAAAAAAGCTGATCGGAAGGTTGGCCCAAATTCAGTGCCAGATCTTGACACTGTGAGCGGAAAGGCCGAGATGAGGACCACAAAACTAGATGCATCCAAACCAGTGAACATTAACGGCAGACCTTCATCGGTTAGAGGCCCACCGCAGATGACATACTCCTTTGAAACCTTGGACTCTGACGTGCAACCAATGATTTCGCCCGTTCGATCACCTCCACGGACTATCAGTCAGAACATGGATTTTAGTTCGCCAGATATCTCCAACCAATTCACTGTGCCCAAACCTAACCACGGCAGACCAGGCGCGGCGGCGTCTGTGGTCACAGGATCTCAGCGGTTCCTCGAGAGCCTCAAGACGCCCTTCAAACTGCAGCTGTCGGACGAGCCTGGTGACTCCAAGCTGCGTCAGATCATCATCGATGGGAGCAATGTTGCAATGAG TCATGGTTTGGGGGCGTTTTTCTCCTGTCGAGGCATCGCTCTGGCCGTACAGCACTTTTGGGCAAGAGGTCATCGTGAAATCACAGTGTTCGTCCCTCATTGGAGGCAGAAGAGCAACTCAAAGGTTAAAG AAAAGCAATACATGAACGAACTCTGTGATCTGGGTTTCCTCAAATACACTCCATCCAGAGAGGTCGAGGGCAAGAGAATCAACTCGTATGATGACCG ATTCATGCTGGATCTGGCGCAGAAGACGAATGGAGTGATTGTGACTAATGACAACCTGAGAGATCTGGTGGACGAGTCGCCCGCATGGAGAGACATCATAAAGAAAAG TTTGCTTCAGTACGTGTTTGCCGGCGATCTTTTCATGTTACCTGACGATCCTTTGGGCCGCGGTGGACCTCATCTGAGAGACTTCCTACATAAACACAACAG TACTTTACCTGTTCCTGGCAGTCACTCGTTCGCAGGTGTGTCTGCATCCTACCCTCCTCCGTCTGCGGCGCCGCGCGCTCACACCGAAGTGCTGCAGTACCGAGACTGGACACCGGGAGGTCATGGCAGAGGTCAGGGGTCAGGCAGGGGTCAGGAGGTGATGGAGAGAACGGCGGAGGAGACGCTGGAGCTGCAGCAGACTTTAGTGCAGATCTTTCCAGACCAGGAAAGTGTGATTATCATGATCCTGCAGTGTCACCAGACCGTCAGGAACATCAATCGACTCACAGAGCTCATCCTGGAGCAACAGGAATAA